Proteins from a single region of Thermodesulfobacteriota bacterium:
- a CDS encoding 50S ribosomal protein L11 methyltransferase, producing the protein MLRPPYERYQRLHISFLDRIGLPAVDDPDLIGVWEEDGHTVLFFHQPKEALVEALCQASGAAVTYRADLDYQDWEAGRPLTPFSVAGLAIAPVWAEGPADIRLDPGVAFGSGSHPTTRCCLTLVLELLADPGCGVRRLADLGTGTGIVAVAAAFRHPDLTVEAFDHNPLACAVARANAARNGVAGRVRVRQVDLRQTWPVQEADLIVANLYRELLLALMARPAFWQARWHILSGFRSEMEPDLLAALPAGVCCRRRLREDGWVLWLLEQPARCRR; encoded by the coding sequence ATGCTCCGTCCACCCTACGAGCGCTACCAGCGCCTGCACATCTCCTTTCTGGACCGGATCGGCCTGCCGGCGGTGGACGATCCGGACCTCATTGGCGTCTGGGAGGAGGACGGCCACACCGTGCTCTTCTTCCACCAGCCCAAGGAGGCACTGGTCGAGGCCCTGTGCCAAGCCAGCGGCGCGGCCGTGACCTACCGCGCCGACCTGGACTACCAGGACTGGGAGGCGGGCCGGCCCCTCACGCCATTCTCGGTGGCTGGCCTTGCCATAGCGCCGGTCTGGGCCGAGGGGCCGGCGGATATCCGGCTCGATCCGGGGGTTGCCTTCGGCAGCGGCAGCCACCCCACCACCCGGTGCTGCCTGACCCTGGTGCTGGAGCTGCTCGCCGATCCCGGCTGCGGGGTGCGACGCCTGGCCGATCTGGGCACCGGCACCGGCATCGTGGCCGTGGCCGCTGCCTTCCGCCACCCCGACCTCACGGTGGAGGCCTTCGACCACAACCCCCTGGCCTGCGCCGTGGCCCGGGCCAACGCCGCCCGAAACGGCGTCGCCGGCCGGGTCCGGGTCCGGCAGGTGGACCTGCGCCAGACCTGGCCTGTCCAAGAGGCCGACCTGATCGTGGCCAACCTCTACCGGGAGCTGCTCCTGGCCCTCATGGCCCGGCCAGCCTTCTGGCAGGCCCGCTGGCACATCCTGTCCGGATTCCGCAGTGAAATGGAGCCGGACCTGCTGGCCGCCCTGCCGGCCGGCGTCTGCTGCCGGCGCCGCCTCCGCGAGGACGGCTGGGTGCTGTGGCTGCTGGAGCAGCCCGCCCGGTGTCGCCGATGA
- a CDS encoding type II toxin-antitoxin system VapC family toxin: MKIVADTNVFLAVALNEPERSAIIARTVGHELIAPAILPFEIGNALSALVKRKRMSRDEALAAWAVCRSIPVDLKPVDIEDALLAAANHGIYAYDAYFLECAAGFRCPLLTLDRHLRTVGVKIGIKILEV; the protein is encoded by the coding sequence ATGAAGATCGTTGCTGATACCAATGTTTTCTTGGCGGTGGCGCTTAATGAGCCGGAAAGGAGTGCGATCATTGCCCGAACCGTTGGTCACGAACTGATCGCTCCGGCAATCCTGCCCTTCGAAATTGGCAACGCCCTGTCTGCTCTGGTGAAGCGAAAGAGAATGTCCCGAGATGAAGCCTTGGCAGCCTGGGCTGTCTGTCGGTCTATTCCTGTTGATTTGAAGCCTGTCGATATCGAAGACGCTTTGCTCGCCGCCGCAAACCACGGCATATATGCCTATGATGCATACTTTCTCGAATGCGCAGCAGGATTTCGCTGCCCATTGTTGACTCTTGATCGTCACTTGCGAACGGTAGGCGTCAAGATCGGCATCAAGATCCTGGAGGTCTAG
- a CDS encoding type II toxin-antitoxin system Phd/YefM family antitoxin: MKVYTYSEARQQLSRLLDIAREEEVVIKRKGGEIFSLFLKKTPVSPFDVPGVKTSVTTRDLVDAVRASRSR, translated from the coding sequence ATGAAGGTCTACACATACTCCGAGGCCAGACAGCAGTTGTCGCGTCTCCTGGATATTGCCCGCGAAGAAGAGGTGGTCATCAAGCGCAAGGGCGGAGAGATCTTCTCTCTTTTCTTGAAGAAGACTCCCGTGTCACCTTTTGATGTTCCCGGGGTCAAAACTTCGGTCACGACCCGTGATCTGGTGGACGCGGTCAGGGCGTCGAGATCGCGTTAG
- a CDS encoding nucleotidyltransferase family protein, with translation MDQDHPDILARLRQEMPYLTQRYHLATMDLFGSTVRGEEHPGSDLDLLVTFRTPPSLFQFVEMENYLTDRLGVKVDLVLASALKPGIGQRIRAEARRI, from the coding sequence ATGGACCAAGACCATCCGGACATTCTGGCCCGGCTGCGCCAGGAGATGCCCTATCTGACGCAGCGTTATCACCTTGCCACCATGGATCTCTTCGGCTCCACGGTTCGAGGTGAAGAGCACCCAGGCAGCGACCTCGATCTATTGGTCACGTTCCGAACCCCCCCTTCCTTGTTCCAGTTCGTGGAGATGGAGAACTATTTGACCGATCGCCTGGGGGTGAAGGTGGACCTGGTTCTGGCCAGCGCCCTGAAGCCGGGCATCGGCCAGCGGATCAGGGCCGAGGCCAGACGGATATGA
- a CDS encoding DegT/DnrJ/EryC1/StrS family aminotransferase, whose product MQFIDLAAQQRRLRQTIEANLRAVLDHGQYIMGPEVAALERRLAEFVGVRHAIGCASGTDALLMALMALGIGPGDAVFTTPFTFFATAEVIRLLGAVPVFVDIDPATQNLSAGALEEAVLALETADARRHPLPRQALSLEPRAVLTVDLFGVLADYDGVGRVAKQHGLAVVQDAAQSFGAELRGERSCRQGLVGCTSFFPAKPLGAYGDAGMCFTDDEALAADLDSIRQHGKGSHRYEHIRLGLNGRLDTLQAAVLLAKIEIFPEELELRQAAADRYQELLAPAGDAFVLPAVPADRRSAWAQYSLLAASEEARSAALAALTAATIPYAIHYPLPVHRQAALANLGYRPGDFPVAEDHARRIFSLPMHPYLRKEDQEQVAAALLGLAARE is encoded by the coding sequence ATGCAATTCATCGATCTTGCCGCCCAGCAGCGCCGCCTGCGCCAGACCATCGAGGCCAATCTCCGGGCCGTGCTCGACCACGGCCAGTACATCATGGGCCCTGAGGTGGCGGCCCTGGAGCGGCGCCTAGCCGAGTTCGTGGGCGTGCGCCACGCCATCGGCTGCGCCTCCGGCACCGACGCCCTGCTCATGGCCCTCATGGCCCTGGGGATCGGTCCCGGCGACGCGGTCTTCACCACCCCTTTCACCTTCTTCGCCACCGCGGAGGTCATCCGCCTCCTGGGGGCCGTGCCGGTCTTTGTGGACATCGACCCGGCGACCCAGAATCTCTCCGCCGGCGCCCTGGAAGAGGCGGTGCTGGCCCTGGAGACGGCGGATGCCCGCCGCCATCCCTTGCCGCGCCAGGCACTGAGCCTGGAGCCCCGGGCAGTGCTGACCGTGGATCTTTTCGGGGTGCTGGCGGACTACGATGGCGTGGGGAGGGTGGCCAAGCAGCACGGCCTGGCGGTGGTCCAGGATGCGGCCCAGTCCTTCGGTGCCGAGCTGCGGGGGGAGCGGAGCTGCCGGCAGGGGCTGGTGGGCTGCACCTCGTTCTTCCCGGCCAAGCCCCTGGGCGCCTACGGCGATGCCGGCATGTGCTTCACCGACGACGAGGCCCTGGCGGCCGACCTGGATTCCATCCGCCAGCACGGCAAGGGCAGCCACCGCTACGAGCACATCCGCCTGGGCCTGAACGGCCGTCTCGATACCCTGCAGGCCGCGGTGCTCCTGGCCAAGATCGAGATCTTTCCGGAGGAGCTGGAGCTCAGGCAGGCGGCGGCGGACCGCTATCAGGAGCTGCTGGCACCGGCCGGCGACGCCTTTGTCCTGCCGGCCGTGCCGGCGGATCGCCGCTCGGCCTGGGCCCAGTACTCGCTCCTTGCCGCCAGCGAGGAGGCGAGATCCGCGGCCCTGGCCGCCCTTACGGCCGCGACCATCCCCTACGCCATCCACTACCCCCTGCCCGTGCACCGGCAGGCGGCCCTGGCCAACCTCGGCTACCGGCCGGGCGATTTCCCGGTGGCCGAGGACCACGCCCGCCGGATCTTCAGCCTGCCCATGCACCCGTATCTGCGCAAAGAGGACCAGGAGCAGGTGGCGGCGGCGCTGTTGGGGCTGGCGGCAAGGGAATAG
- a CDS encoding acyltransferase yields MNLRKARNDLGKLLRRIVVAYYRLMGVEVGKGVFISLGASLDVRRGHLKIGDGVSITDGCKLLSHDRTAARLRPGDSGARTTVIGPRVFIGMNCVVLPGVTIGENSIIGAGTVVSKDVPPGSVVVGQRMRIIKRFDETTQTWRRHEEEI; encoded by the coding sequence ATGAACTTGCGCAAGGCGAGGAACGACCTGGGTAAGCTCCTGAGGAGGATAGTGGTAGCCTACTACCGACTCATGGGGGTGGAGGTCGGGAAGGGGGTGTTCATCAGCTTGGGGGCTTCTCTGGATGTCCGTCGCGGCCATCTCAAGATCGGCGACGGTGTTAGTATCACCGATGGCTGCAAGCTGCTTTCTCACGACAGGACGGCTGCACGACTCCGTCCCGGGGATTCCGGGGCGCGGACCACGGTGATCGGCCCCCGGGTCTTCATCGGCATGAACTGCGTGGTGCTGCCCGGGGTAACCATCGGCGAGAACAGCATCATCGGGGCTGGCACGGTGGTGAGCAAAGACGTGCCTCCCGGATCGGTGGTGGTGGGCCAGCGCATGCGTATCATCAAGCGCTTCGATGAGACGACCCAGACGTGGCGACGGCACGAGGAGGAGATCTGA